A window of the Brassica napus cultivar Da-Ae chromosome A2, Da-Ae, whole genome shotgun sequence genome harbors these coding sequences:
- the LOC125588689 gene encoding meiosis-specific protein ASY2-like: protein MGTLPDLSAILSAQLGLIGGGGSSVAVPRADAIPPSNTRDAGKGKKRKRGGSGTERSAEGTSGVPPSGELQTKKKRKRTEKKSAVEGSGNLEGPTETEGENVQEEELRPEEEVPADRALGEEGDEEEAVDGQESETSLEDAGSDNLAEESEGSPLLIRGRGDEADGEEQLPAPMSPHAEVPARPNIGAVQTGTSSRGDAILRRVPGVSFPDRVDFHYEGPAPLAYVPEKCGELLRQFRGRAKPLPAVEDLVFGGEYEEAARAKLLGDSAMNIVVDKYDTALKGALNELEQAKREHAEKEEASARQLSASKANVERLNGMVTRAIARRDELKADLAASRGVIHELEQKNAELEGEKASLAASHEREMKRLRDSRILEVTKERGRVEAEMAAKANRRFARIRSREEQRDAYDKARLLHSQAFGTRKCLESLRRVGSDISQSVIEIFAEQERKYEQEAEKLKVGEIPAEDLILSPLVLDSQFVDARILASLDPYGSNAGLIDPETALTLHTPLTHPTEEQHADPPSHVEGPSTAFEGETPNRGNLVAEDNAPLLVLSDTSAEGSRRGNEGENVGMLEEVPRSDEMHVSPVARESSVRASELSALNDRESDREG, encoded by the exons ATGGGAACTCTTCCTGATTTGAGTGCGATACTGTCTGCCCAGCTGGGGTTGATCGGTGGGGGAGGATCGTCAGTAGCGGTTCCTCGCGCTGACGCGATTCCCCCTTCTAATACCCGCGACGCAGGGAAGGGTAAAAAAAGGAAGAGGGGTGGCTCGGGAACCGAAAGGAGTGCCGAGGGAACGAGCGGCGTTCCTCCTTCAGGTGAACTccaaacgaagaagaagagaaagaggacAGAGAAGAAGTCTGCTGTCGAGGGATCAGGGAATCTCGAGGGACCGACCGAAACTGAGGGGGAGAACGTCCAGGAAGAAGAACTTCGTCCCGAGGAAGAGGTTCCCGCAGATAGGGCCCTTGGAGAAGAAGGCGACGAGGAAGAAGCCGTCGACGGACAAGAGTCTGAGACTTCTCTTGAAGATGCGGGCTCAGACAACCTCGCAGAGGAATCTGAGGGGTCGCCACTTCTGATAAGAGGGCGCGGCGATGAAGCTGATGGCGAGGAGCAACTTCCTGCTCCGATGTCTCCTCACGCAGAGGTTCCAGCCCGTCCCAATATCGGGGCCGTCCAGACTGGTACCTCTTCTCGCGGTGACGCCATTTTGAGGAGGGTGCCCGGAGTCAGCTTTCCCGACAGAGTTGACTTTCACTACGAGGGGCCGGCTCCGCTGGCGTATGTTCCGGAAAAATGCGGGGAGCTCCTTCGTCAGTTTAGAGGAAGGGCGAAACCTTTGCCCGCTGTGGAGGATCTCGTCTTCGGGGGCGAGTACGAGGAGGCTGCAAGGGCCAAGCTGTTG GGGGATAGCGCAATGAACATCGTGGTCGACAAATATGATACTGCGCTGAAGGGGGCTTTGAACGAGCTCGAGCAGGCCAAGAGGGAGCATGCGGAGAAAGAAGAGGCTTCTGCTCGTCAGCTAAGTGCATCGAAGGCCAACGTCGAGAGACTTAACGGGATGGTCACTCGCGCAATTGCTCGAAGGGATGAGCTCAAAGCCGATTTGGCGGCCTCTCGTGGAGTCATCCATGAGTTAGAGCAGAAGAATGCGGAGCTCGAAGGTGAGAAGGCTTCGCTCGCTGCCTCTCATGAAAGAGAGATGAAGCGTCTTAGGGATTCCAGAATCCTAGAGGTCACGAAGGAAAGGGGGAGAGTCGAGGCCGAGATGGCTGCGAAAGCTAACCGTCGCTTTGCGAGGATCCGTTCCCGAGAAGAACAGCGGGATGCCTATGATAAAGCTAGGTTACTCCATAGCCAAGCCTTTGGGACCAGGAAATGTCTTGAATCCTTAAGGAGGGTTGGGAGCGACATCTCGCAATCTGTTATCGAGATATTCGCAGAGCAGGAGAGGAAATACGAACAAGAGGCCGAGAAACTCAAAGTGGGCGAGATACCTGCGGAAGATCTCATACTCTCTCCTCTTGTGTTGGACTCTCAGTTCGTGGATGCTCGAATCTTGGCGAGTCTTGATCCATATGGGTCTAACGCTGGCTTAATCGACCCTGAGACTGCGCTGACTCTTCACACTCCTCTTACGCATCCGACTGAAGAACAGCACGCAGACCCCCCCTCCCACGTCGAGGGTCCTTCGACTGCGTTTGAGGGAGAGACGCCTAACCGAGGGAACCTTGTTGCTGAAGATAATGCTCCTTTGCTCGTACTTTCGGACACTTCGGCTGAAGGATCCCGTCGAGGCAATGAAGGAGAGAATGTGGGGATGCTTGAAGAGGTCCCGAGATCAGATGAGATGCACGTCTCTCCGGTTGCTCGCGAGTCGAGTGTTAGGGCTTCAGAACTTTCTGCCCTCAATGACCGTGAGAGCGATCGAGAGGGTTAA
- the LOC106423713 gene encoding protein RGF1 INDUCIBLE TRANSCRIPTION FACTOR 1: MAIENHENPNQEIKPKSIRSMGVGGPEEEENQWPPWLKPLLKEEHFFVQCDSHGDSPKNKCNMYCLDCTNGSFCPLCLEHHKDHRTIQIRRLSYHNVIRVNEIQMHLDILSVQTYVIDGAKVVFLNERPQLERVRGVRVTNACDVCSRGLADDCFCFCSLGCKVAGTSRSFEKGGEHTVMESENSSNISGVENNIPNPQSVNASTTELPTYTSLRKRPRKGIPYRSPLQ; encoded by the exons ATGGCGATCGAAAACCACGAGAACCCAAATCAAGAAATCAAGCCTAAGAGCATAAGAAGCATG GGTGTAGGTGgaccagaggaagaagagaatcaATGGCCTCCATGGCTGAAACCATTACTGAAAGAAGAACACTTCTTTGTTCAATGCGACTCTCATGGAGACTCACCTAAAAACAAATGCAATATGTATTGTTTGGACTGCACTAATGGCTCCTTTTGCCCTCTCTGTCTTGAACATCACAAGGATCATCGTACCATCCAG ATAAGGAGATTGTCGTATCACAATGTTATAAGGGTCAACGAGATTCAGATGCATTTAGATATCTTGAGCGTTCAGACGTATGTGATCGACGGCGCAAAGGTTGTGTTTTTGAATGAAAGGCCTCAGCTTGAGCGCGTTAGAGGAGTTAGAGTTACTAATGCCTGCGATGTCTGTTCTCGTGGCCTTGCTGACGATTGCTTTTGCTTCTGCTCTCTTGGCTGCAAG GTAGCAGGAACTTCTAGAAGCTTTGAGAAGGGAGGGGAGCATACAGTAATGGAATCAGAGAATTCGAGCAACATTTCAGGAGTAGAGAATAACATTCCAAATCCACAGAGTGTAAACGCATCAACAACAGAACTTCCTACTTATACTTCTTTGAGAAAAAGACCTAGAAAGGGAATACCTTACCGATCTCCACTGCAATGA